The Candidatus Latescibacter sp. genome contains a region encoding:
- a CDS encoding type II secretion system F family protein, giving the protein MPEFIYEGKARGGKIVKGEYNAQSRDDVFKYLRSRGIIVTKVKPKSKGFSISLGTGVQAEDITNFARQFSAMIGAGLPLIQCLTILSEQTENKNFKKVLVAVTAGVETGNSLADSMAKHPQIFPELFINMIAAGEIGGILDTILLRLATFLEKAAALKRKIKGAMMYPIVISVVSVLAIAALLGFVIPVFTKMFMDSGVPLPGPTQVVVNMSNFLKTPAKILPLLGIIVAAVVVFTKYSKTVEGRYNVDKLMLKVPVFGDLTKKSCIAQFSRTLGTLLASGVSIIEALDITAKTASNMVIRRALQSMISAISEGKTITEPMKATGVFPPMVIQMVAVGEESGGMDQMLSKIADFYDEEVNAAVETLTSIMEPLIIVILAVIMGGALIAMYMPMFDMIKVGGAGGG; this is encoded by the coding sequence ATGCCGGAATTTATTTATGAGGGCAAAGCACGGGGCGGCAAGATAGTAAAAGGGGAATATAACGCTCAGAGCCGGGATGATGTATTCAAGTACCTGCGGTCGCGGGGAATCATTGTCACAAAGGTGAAGCCTAAGTCCAAAGGCTTCTCCATCTCATTGGGAACCGGAGTACAAGCGGAGGATATCACCAATTTTGCGCGGCAGTTTTCCGCCATGATAGGGGCGGGACTTCCGCTTATCCAATGTCTCACCATTCTTTCTGAACAGACGGAAAACAAGAATTTCAAAAAAGTGCTCGTCGCCGTTACAGCCGGAGTGGAAACCGGAAACTCTCTCGCTGACAGCATGGCGAAGCATCCCCAGATTTTCCCGGAACTCTTTATCAACATGATCGCAGCCGGTGAAATCGGCGGAATCCTTGATACCATCCTCCTGCGGCTGGCCACATTTCTCGAAAAAGCTGCGGCCCTGAAACGGAAAATCAAGGGAGCGATGATGTACCCCATCGTGATAAGTGTTGTTTCTGTGCTTGCCATCGCTGCTCTCCTTGGTTTTGTCATTCCGGTATTCACCAAGATGTTCATGGATTCCGGGGTGCCGCTGCCCGGTCCTACCCAGGTTGTGGTGAATATGTCCAACTTTCTCAAAACACCTGCCAAGATTTTGCCGCTTCTCGGAATAATAGTTGCGGCTGTGGTGGTTTTTACGAAATACAGTAAGACTGTGGAAGGTCGTTACAATGTTGATAAACTTATGTTGAAAGTCCCTGTATTCGGGGACCTGACGAAAAAGAGTTGTATAGCGCAATTCTCCCGAACTCTTGGAACGCTTCTGGCGAGCGGCGTATCCATTATAGAAGCGCTCGATATCACAGCCAAGACAGCTTCGAACATGGTAATCCGCCGCGCTCTGCAGAGCATGATCAGCGCCATATCCGAAGGAAAAACAATAACAGAGCCGATGAAAGCCACCGGGGTTTTTCCTCCCATGGTCATCCAGATGGTGGCAGTAGGTGAAGAATCCGGCGGAATGGATCAGATGCTCAGCAAAATCGCGGATTTCTACGATGAAGAAGTAAACGCCGCCGTAGAAACTCTCACCAGCATCATGGAACCGCTCATTATCGTCATCCTGGCGGTTATCATGGGTGGGGCGCTCATTGCCATGTACATGCCCATGTTCGATATGATCAAAGTTGGCGGCGCCGGTGGAGGCTGA
- the pilB gene encoding type IV-A pilus assembly ATPase PilB, which produces MAGARIGNLLVKNKQITVEQLEQALKRQREKGGNLGCNLIELGYVNELELNDALAKQLGVQSVDLKLEELDGDIVNIVPAEVAVKFQVIAFEKAGKQLKVAIADPTNTFALDSLRLITGCKIEAYIATESSIRNIIDKIYKTTEEMSSILDDFEGGEFEVVEEKEEDLAGVGADDAPLVRLVNSLLVDAVKRGVSDIHIEPFEKQVRVRFRLDGVLMEMPPLPNKLKAAVTSRLKIMSDLDISERRIPQDGRIKIRMPNKSVEFRVSTLPTLYGEKVVMRILDQGNLTLDLTKFGFTEKALKDFIKAIESPYGMVLVTGPTGSGKTTTLYSALSRINKTEVNIMTAEDPVEYNLVGINQVLVRNEVGMTFAAALKAFLRQDPNIIMIGEIRDLDTGSIAVKAALTGHLVLSTLHTNDAPGTVTRLIDMGIAPFQVASAVNLIQAQRLLRKLCNECKRPVVVPRELWQILEIQEGDVIHGPVGCPKCNGTGKKGRTGAYEVMLMSPALRELVLNNGSTAQIRELAINEGMMTLRADAILKMKNGIVDYEEVIRETMS; this is translated from the coding sequence ATGGCTGGCGCGCGGATTGGCAATCTTCTGGTAAAAAACAAGCAGATTACTGTGGAGCAGCTTGAACAGGCTCTGAAAAGGCAGCGGGAAAAAGGCGGCAATCTTGGCTGCAATCTGATTGAACTCGGGTATGTAAACGAATTGGAATTAAACGACGCCCTAGCCAAACAACTTGGAGTTCAATCGGTTGATCTCAAGCTTGAAGAACTGGATGGGGATATTGTTAATATTGTTCCGGCAGAAGTCGCAGTAAAATTTCAGGTGATAGCATTTGAAAAAGCAGGAAAACAACTGAAAGTGGCCATTGCCGATCCTACGAATACCTTTGCCCTCGATTCTCTGAGACTCATTACCGGCTGCAAAATCGAAGCATATATAGCTACCGAAAGCTCCATCCGTAACATCATCGACAAGATTTATAAAACCACCGAGGAAATGTCAAGTATCCTTGACGATTTCGAGGGCGGCGAATTCGAGGTGGTGGAGGAGAAAGAAGAAGATCTTGCCGGAGTGGGAGCGGATGATGCACCCCTGGTAAGGCTGGTGAACTCGCTCCTCGTCGATGCGGTGAAAAGGGGAGTATCGGACATCCATATCGAGCCGTTCGAAAAACAGGTGCGTGTCCGTTTCCGTCTTGATGGCGTGCTCATGGAAATGCCTCCCCTCCCCAACAAGCTCAAGGCGGCGGTGACCTCACGTTTAAAGATCATGAGCGATCTGGATATCTCCGAACGGCGCATTCCGCAGGACGGCCGCATCAAGATCCGGATGCCCAATAAGTCTGTCGAATTCAGGGTTTCCACACTCCCGACGCTTTACGGTGAAAAAGTCGTGATGCGCATTCTCGACCAGGGAAATCTTACCCTGGACTTGACAAAGTTCGGTTTCACTGAAAAAGCGCTTAAAGATTTCATCAAAGCCATAGAATCCCCCTATGGGATGGTGTTGGTTACCGGACCCACCGGATCAGGGAAAACCACCACGCTCTATTCCGCTCTGAGCCGTATCAACAAAACTGAAGTCAACATCATGACTGCCGAAGATCCGGTGGAATATAACCTCGTCGGGATTAATCAGGTTCTGGTGCGCAACGAAGTCGGGATGACATTCGCCGCCGCGCTCAAAGCCTTCCTCCGTCAGGATCCGAACATCATCATGATCGGCGAGATCCGCGACCTTGATACCGGAAGCATTGCGGTGAAAGCCGCTTTGACCGGACACCTGGTTCTTTCCACCCTGCATACGAATGACGCTCCCGGCACGGTTACCCGTTTGATAGACATGGGAATAGCGCCGTTCCAGGTGGCTTCTGCGGTAAATCTTATCCAGGCTCAGCGCCTCCTTAGAAAACTCTGCAATGAGTGCAAGAGGCCAGTCGTGGTCCCCCGCGAGCTTTGGCAGATTCTGGAAATCCAAGAGGGAGATGTGATACATGGGCCGGTTGGCTGCCCGAAGTGCAACGGCACCGGTAAAAAAGGCCGGACCGGCGCTTATGAGGTCATGCTTATGAGCCCGGCCCTCCGTGAGCTGGTGCTGAACAACGGATCCACCGCACAAATAAGAGAACTTGCCATCAACGAAGGTATGATGACTTTGAGGGCGGACGCCATTTTGAAGATGAAAAATGGTATTGTTGATTATGAGGAAGTTATCCGCGAAACAATGAGCTGA